Proteins from a single region of Gossypium arboreum isolate Shixiya-1 chromosome 1, ASM2569848v2, whole genome shotgun sequence:
- the LOC108481839 gene encoding disease resistance protein RUN1-like gives MAMSEISRCTYHVFLSFRGADTRKSFTDHLYTALVRLGIQTFRDDEEIERGNNIKDEIEKAILHHSKISIVVFSKNYAASTWCLNELVMILEHKKSSKHIVLPVFYDVDPSQVKNQTGSYAEAFTQHEQNLESMVQRWRNALKEVADIGGMVLQDRHESQFIQDIVKEVQNKLHLITLYVPLYLVGIDFIVTQINQWLEQDGANKVGIATICGIGGIGKTTIAKAVYNQNISRFESFSFLADVRETSQDCNGLVRLQRQLISDILKEKSHKIYNIDNGINKIKEIVCCRRVLLVFDDVDELEKIRKLMGTQIPFHPGSKIIITSRNRCLLNAHFISQMFDSEALANCGGLSKLFEVKELASSESLQLFNWYAFGHNSVPESSMAYARSLVKHCGGLPLALQVLGSSLSSKSVSSWKSALEKLEEIPDNKIQKILRISYDSLEDDHDKNLFLDIVCLFIGKDRDYTTTILDGCDFYTTIGIENLVGRSLLTINENKKLMMHQMIRDMGREIIRQESSDIGKRSRLWHKDAFDVIREKIGSKTIKCLTLDLKFLMSNDVDMETQAFAKMKRLKLLQLDNVRFKGDFKDFPKRLRWLRWHGFCMQYFPVDFDINELVVLDMRNSKLKQVWKDTECLPNLKILNLNHSHSLLKTPSFSGLPSLEKLMLKDCINLVEVDQSIGELKMLTFLNLKDCTSLRHLPRTIGSLISLEELILSGCSRLDDVPRELHKMESLKVLNLDETSIYQSRLGCKLSDDVMPNDLCNLASLKSLNLSRNPIHYLPGSLKNLTKLDELLLTSCTELQMIPKLPVLFNVFECNFIFGGNSPFQGYTVILPCFFSSTRCVIFGCEKLTEVEDIFKLEPIENFEAEEIRRLFNVDSINRNRLQLFSYLTDSIRLATPQVLQECGITSTFVVGSEVPIGFKHRTNEHRISFFLPTPSHPDEKIHQFSLCIVFSLASDQMLELLPTVHIFNETKKIMLRYRSTFVGIPHTNDNTMLWLIHWPVTDCQFEGGDLVSCMVVPIHLSIRKFGVTYESEHNIRYEYGFSHLSTGMSRLQIIIF, from the exons atgGCAATGTCAGAAATCTCGCGATGTACTTATCATGTATTCTTGAGTTTTAGAGGTGCAGATACGCGCAAAAGTTTCACGGATCATCTTTACACAGCTCTGGTGCGCTTAGGAATTCAAACATTTAGAGATGATGAGGAAATCGAGAGAGGGAATAACATAAAAGATGAAATTGAAAAAGCAATACTACACCACTCCAAAATTTCTATCGTTGTTTTCTCAAAGAATTATGCTGCATCCACATGGTGTCTTAACGAACTTGTAATGATATTGGAGCACAAGAAATCCTCTAAACACATTGTGTTGCCAGTTTTCTATGATGTGGATCCGAGTCAAGTCAAGAACCAGACGGGAAGTTATGCAGAAGCATTTACCCAACATGAACAAAACTTGGAGTCCATGGTACAAAGATGGAGGAATGCTTTAAAAGAAGTTGCGGATATAGGAGGCATGGTTCTACAAGACAG GCATGAATCGCAATTCATTCAAGATATTGTTAAAGAAGTTCAAAataaacttcatcttattacTTTGTATGTCCCTCTTTATTTAGTTGGAATAGATTTTATTGTGACACAAATTAATCAGTGGTTAGAACAAGATGGAGCAAATAAAGTTGGCATTGCAACTATTTGTGGCATTGGAGGCATTGGGAAGACAACCATTGCCAAAGCTGTTTACAATCAAAACATCTCAAGGTTTGAAAGTTTTAGTTTCCTTGCTGATGTTAGAGAAACAAGTCAAGATTGCAATGGCTTAGTTCGTTTGCAAAGACAACTTATTTCAGATATTCTTAAAGAAAAATCACATAAAATATACAATATAGATAATGGAATTAACAAGATCAAAGAAATTGTATGCTGTAGAAGAGTTCTTCTTGTTTTTGATGATGTTGATGAATTGGAAAAAATAAGAAAACTAATGGGAACTCAAATTCCTTTTCATCCGGGAAGTAAAATCATCATAACTAGTAGAAACCGATGCCTATTGAATGCACATTTTATAAGCCAAATGTTTGATTCAGAAGCATTAGCTAATTGTGGAGGCTTAAGCAAGCTATTTGAAGTAAAAGAATTAGCTTCAAGTGAATCGCTACAACTTTTTAATTGGTATGCTTTTGGCCATAACTCTGTGCCTGAAAGTTCAATGGCATATGCAAGAAGTTTAGTGAAACATTGTGGTGGGCTTCCGTTAGCTCTTCAAGTTTTGGGCTCTTCATTATCTAGCAAAAGTGTGAGTTCTTGGAAAAGTGCATTGGAGAAATTGGAAGAAATCCCTGACAATAAAATTCAAAAGATTCTAAGAATAAGCTATGATTCTTTGGAAGACGACCATGACAAAAATTTATTCCTTGACATAGTTTGTTTATTCATTGGGAAGGATAGAGATTACACGACTACAATTCTAGATGGTTGTGATTTTTATACAACAATTGGAATTGAAAATCTAGTAGGCAGGTCTCTCTTAACCATCAATGAAAACAAGAAGTTAATGATGCACCAAATGATTAGAGATATGGGGCGAGAAATTATTCGTCAAGAATCTTCTGATATTGGAAAACGAAGCAGATTGTGGCATAAAGACGCATTTGATGTAATAAGGGAAAAGATT GGTTCCAAAACAATTAAGTGTCTCACACTTGACTTAAAA TTTCTCATGTCAAATGATGTTGATATGGAAACTCAAGCATTTGCGAAGATGAAGAGACTTAAACTGCTTCAACTGGATAATGTAAGATTTAAAGGAGACTTCAAAGACTTTCCCAAAAGATTAAGATGGTTACGTTGGCATGGGTTTTGTATGCAATATTTTCCGGTGGATTTTGATATCAATGAACTAGTTGTTCTCGACATGCGCAACAGTAAACTTAAACAAGTTTGGAAGGATACAGAG TGTCTCCCAAATTTAAAGATCCTTAATCTCAACCATTCACATAGCCTTCTTAAAACCCCAAGCTTTTCAGGACTCCCTAGCCTTGAGAAGTTGATGCTCAAAGATTGCATAAATTTGGTGGAAGTTGATCAATCCATTGGTGAGCTAAAGATGCTTACTTTCTTGAACCTTAAAGATTGCACTAGTCTTAGGCATCTTCCAAGGACAATTGGTTCATTAATATCACTTGAAGAGCTTATCTTATCTGGATGTTCAAGACTTGATGATGTTCCTAGGGAGTTGCATAAGATGGAATCATTGAAGGTGCTTAATTTAGATGAAACTTCCATATATCAATCAAGATTGGG TTGCAAATTATCTGATGATGTCATGCCCAATGATCTTTGTAACTTGGCTTCCTTGAAATCCTTAAATTTAAGTAGAAACCCAATTCATTACCTACCCGGAAGCTTAAAAAACCTTACAAAACTTGATGAACTTCTATTGACTTCTTGCACTGAACTCCAAATGATTCCAAAGCTTCCGGTCTTGTTCAATGTTTTTGAGTGCAACTTTATTTTTGGAGGCAATTCTCCATTTCAAGGATATACGGTAATTCTTCCATGCTTCTTTTCTTCCACACGATGTGTTATTTTTGGATGTGAAAAATTGACTGAGGTTGAAGATATATTCAAGTTGGAACCAATTGAAAACTTTGAAGCAGAAGAGATTAGAAGATTATTCAACGTGGATTCCATTAACAGAAATCGACTGCAACTTTTTAGCTACCTAACAGACAGCATAAGGCTAGCTACCCCACAG GTCTTGCAGGAATGTGGTATAACAAGCACATTCGTTGTAGGAAGTGAAGTTCCGATTGGGTTTAAGCATCGCACTAACGAGCATCGAATCTCTTTTTTTTTGCCAACACCATCTCATCCTGATGAAAAGATCCATCAGTTCAGCTTATGCATTGTTTTCTCTTTAGCTAGTGATCAAATGTTGGAGCTTCTACCAACTGTCCACATTTTCAATGAGACAAAAAAGATCATGCTGAGATATCGCTCAACTTTCGTTGGAATTCCTCATACTAACGATAACACAATGTTGTGGTTGATTCATTGGCCAGTAACGGACTGTCAGTTTGAAGGTGGTGACCTTGTGAGTTGCATGGTAGTGCCTATTCATCTCAGCATAAGAAAATTTGGCGTTACTTATGAATCAGAACACAACATTAGATATGAATATGGCTTTTCGCACTTATCTACAGGTATGAGTAGActtcaaataattatattttag